In Bogoriella caseilytica, the genomic window GCCAAGCGCGGGGAGCCGTTGAAGCGCAGACCGGGCACGCCGTCGCCGATGAGAACTGGCGCCACCGTGATGAACAGCCGATCCAACGCCCCAGCGGCCAGGAAGGCGGACACCAGCCTTCCGCCCCCCTCCACGAGCACGCGCTCCAGGCCCCGCTCGTGCAGCAAGGCCAGCACGTCCGCCGGGGCGAACCCGCGCTCGGACACCGGAGCCCGCACCACGCTCACGTGGGGGAGCGGATTGGCCACCTCCGTGGGATCCGGGGCTTCGTCTCCGATGATCCAGAGGGTGGGGGCCTCGCTCTCGGTCAGTACATGAGCGGTGCGAGGCAGGCGTGCCCGGGGGTCGAGCACCACCCGAACCGGGTGGGCGCCAGCAGTCAGGCGCACGGTGAGGCGGGCATCGTCGGCGATCACGGTGGAGGCCCCGACCACCACCGCGTCCACCTGGGCGCGCAGGCGGTGGAGGTGGGTGTGGTCCACCTCGCCGGTCAGCCGTGCGCCGTCGCCGGTTCTGGAAGCGATGAACCCGTCGATGGACTGCCCCATCTGCGCGATCGTCAGCGCCCCGGTGGCCTGCGCGAGGGGACCATAGCGTTCGACAAGCTCCCGCTCGGCATCGGAGGTCAGCGCCGACATCGGCGGCACCTGCCCGGCCAACAGCATGGACCAGGCATCCGGGAGCGCAGAGATGGCATCGTGACGCATCCTGCGGCGCTTGGTGTCCAGGTAGAAGGCGTTCTCGGGGCGATCCTCCACGGCAGGCCGGCGCCGCGCCGCGACCTCGATGCCATAGTCGTTCAACCGCTCACCCTTCTCGGGGTTGGCGGTGAGCAGCGTGATCCGGGTGGCGCCCAGGTCGTGCAGGATTCCCGCCACCTCGGAGTAGTCCCGGGCATCGGCGGGGTACCCCAGACGCAGGTTCGCGTCCACGGTGTCCACGCCGGTGTCCTGCAATGCATAGGCATGCAGCTTGGCGAGCAGGCCGATCCCGCGGCCTTCGTGCCCCCGGGCATAGATGAGCGCTCCGCGCCCCTCGGCGGCGATCGCGGCCAGGGCGGCCTGGAGCTGCTCACCGCAGTCGCAGCGGTAGGAGCCGAGCGCATCACCGGTGAGGCACTCCGAGTGCACCCGCACCAGTGGCGGCGGGCCGGACGAGCTTTCCACGTCACCCATCACCAGGGCCACATGGCCGAGGCCACCGGCGCCCTCGTAGCCCATCATCCGGAAGGTGCCGTGCCGGGTGGGCAGGCGTGTCTCGACGGACCGCTGCAGGGTGGAGTGTGCGGTTCTCGTGTGGTCCAGGTCAGTCACGTCTGAACTTTCGCATATGCGCTGATCGCGCGCATGGCAAGACTGGCCGCAGCAGCAGCGGCGGTGCTGGGCGCCTGGAGGAGCAGCGACGCCCGCACACCCCTAGGCTCATCGAATGACCTACGTCGTCGGTGTCGAGACTGCGCTGCCCGCGCATCGATACGAGCAGTCCGAGGTGACCGAGGCGCTCGCCGGCATCATCGGCCTCGACGACCGCGGGCAGGCGCTGCTCCGCCGCATTCACACCGGGGCGGGCGTGGACCGCCGGCATCTGGCTCTACCGATGGAACGCTATGCGGGCCTGAGCGACTTCGGCGATGCCAACGACGCCTTCCTCGAGGCTGCGCTCGACCTGGGAACTGCCGCCGTGACCGCAGCCCTGGACCGTGCCGGTCTGACTCCCCGTGAAGTCGACGTCATCGTCTCCACCACCGTGACCGGTATCGCCGTGCCCTCCCTGGAGTCCCGCATCGCCGCCCGGCTGGACATGAAGGAATCCGTGGTGCGGATGCCCATGATGGGGCTCGGGTGCATGGCCGGGGCCGCAGGCCTGGCCCGCACCCGGGAGCTGCTCTGTGCGCGGCCGGGCGGTGTAGCGGTCTTCGTGGCCATCGAGCTCTGCTCCCTGACCGTGCAGCACAATGACTCCTCCACAGCGAATCTCGTGGCCTCCGCTCTGTTCGGTGATGGCGCCGGAGCCGCCGTGCTGGTGGGCCCCGAGCATCCCGCGGCCCAGCCCGGCGCCGGTCCCCAGATCGTGGCGGCGCGGAGCCGGACCTACCCGGGGACCGAGGCGACCATGGGCTGGCATGTGCGCACCACCGGCTTGCGCATCGTGCTCGGCGTCGAGGTGCCGGAGCTGGTGCGTGAGCACGTGGGCGCCGATGTGACGGACTTCCTCGCCGAGCACGGTCTGACGATCGCCGATGTCGGCTGGTGGGTGTGCCATCCGGGCGGACCGAAGGTGATCGAGGCGCTCACCGCCGCGCTCGGACTGGAACATCAGGATCTGGCGTTGAGTAGATCGTCGCTCCGGGAAGTGGGGAACCTGTCCTCGGCCTCGGTGCTGCACATCCTGCGCGAGACGCTGAGCGAACAGCCACCGGCACCGGGGTCGCCCGGCGTCATGTTGGCCATGGGCCCGGGCTTCAGCCTGGAGATGGTGTTGTTGCGCGCATGATCTCCGAGCTGCTCTTTACCGCCATCGTGCTCGCCGTCGGCGTCGAGCGCCTCCTTGAGCTGCGGGTGGCTCGTCGCCATGCGCAGTGGAGCTTTGCTCGAGGTGGCGTGGAATCCGGGGCCGGGCACTACCCCGTCATGGTGGTGCTGCACACCGGGCTGCTCATCGGTGCCCTGATCGAGGTATGGGTACGCCGTCCCGAGGCGCCGCTGCTGCTCGCCCTCCCCATGCTGCTGCTGGCGATCGGTGCCCAGGTGCTGCGCTGGTGGTGCATCCGCACTCTGGGTCCGCAGTGGAACACGCGGGTGATCATCGTGCCCGGCCTGCCCCTGGTGCAGGGCGGGCCTTACCGCTGGATGAGCCACCCCAACTACGTGGCCGTCGTCATCGAGGGCGCCGCCTTACCGCTCATCCACGGTGCCTGGATCACTGCGCTGGTCTTCACCCTCGCCAACATTCCGCTGATGGTGGTACGCATCCGCACAGAGAACCGGGCGCTACGCTCGCTGCCTGGCCCTCCGCCGGAGCGTCCTACGGGCCGTCCCGGTGGATGACCTCGCCGTCGTCGGTGGTGGACCGGCGGGCCTGGCCTCAGCCCTGTACGCGGCGCGAGCGGGACTGTCCGTGGTGGTTCACGAGGCGCGTGCGACCCCCATCGACAAAGCCTGCGGTGAGGGGGTGATGCCCTCCGGGGTGGCCAGCCTGATGGACCTGGACGTCCAGCCCGCCGGACGGGTGCTGCGCGGGGTCCGCTACCTCGACGCTCAGGGCGCGGGAGTGACGGCCGCGCTGCCCGGCACCGGCATGGGAATCCGTCGCACCGAGTTGCATGCGTGCCTGCGGGAGGCGGTGGATGCCGCCGGCGTCGACGTGGAGACCCGCCGCGTGGAGGATGTGCACCAGGGCCAGGGCGCGGTCACGATCGACGGCCGGCGCAGCCGCTACCTCATCGCCGCCGATGGCCTGCACTCGACGATCCGCCGTCGCTTCGGACTGGATGCGCCGGTCCGCGGACCACGCCGGTATGGACTGCGCCAGCATCTCCACGTGGCGCCGTGGAGCGAGAACGTGGAGGTCTACTGGTCTGCGCACGCCGAGGCCTATGTGACGCCGGTGGCCGCGGACGAGGTGGGGGTGGCGATCCTGACGGCGCAGCGCCGTCCCTTCGCGGAGCATCTGGCCGGATTCCCGGCGCTGCGCGAACGGCTGGGCGAGGCGTCGGCGAGTTCGGCCGTGCGCGGTGCGGGTTCGCTCCGGCAGGCCAGCACGCGCCGTGTGACGGGCCGCGTGCTGCTGGTGGGTGATGCCAGTGGCTACGTCGATGCCCTCACGGGCGAAGGGATCTCGTTGGCCCTCGCTCAGGCCGAGGCGGCCGTGGCGGCGATCGTGAGCGGACGACCGGAGAGCTATGCCCACTCCTGGAGCCGCGTCGTCCGGCGCCATCGTCTACTCACCAGCGCTCTGGTGCGCCTGGCACACAGTCCTGTGCGCCCACGCCTCGTGCCGGCTGCCCGGGCCCTGCCCGGCCTCTTCGGGTTCGTTGTTCGCCAGGCCTGCCGCTGAGCGCACTGCCTGACCGGTGGTCCAGACATCGAGTGCCGGGCGCTGAGGAAGGCGCCGGTGTTCAGACGGCGAGCGCCGCGAGGCCGCCGAGCAGCCAGAGCGCGGTCAGGACATAGCCGAGGACCAATCCCGCGACGGCGAGACCCTGACCGCCGCGCCGCTCCTGCGGGGACTGCAATGCGCGCAGCGCCAGGTGCCCGCACACCACGGCAGCGATCCCGAGCCCGGGAATCACCCCGAGTGCCCCGAGCACGACCGCGGCGATGGCGAGGGGGTGGTTGCCGATCACAGGAGCGCGGTACCCGGACCCGGCGAAGACCTCGGCCGGATCGAGATGCTCGGTACCCGGGAAGGGCGCTGGCGGCGAGGAGGACGGGCCAGGCCGCCCGGGAGGTGGGCTGGCCCGGCTCAGAGGCGAATCGCCGGGATGCTGCGGAGGGGTCGGGGTGGTCATGAGTCCGAGCCCTCGGTGTCGGCGGGCTGCTCCGGGGTTTCGCCTTCGTCGGGTTCACCCTCGCCGTCGGCCCCCTCCGGGTCACCCTGCGGGATGTCCACCGGAGTGCATTCGGCAGGTGAACTCAACGGTTCTTCTGGATCCAACTCCGAGATCTCGGCGTCGGAGAGCATGCTGTCGAAGCCGGTCCCGAGCACCACATCGACGGTGGCGTCCTCACGCCCGGGCTCGAAGGTCACCTCAGCCGCGGGGAAGAGCCGTTGCAACGTATAGGCCGCTGTGATCCCGCGCGCGCCGGTCATGATCTGCACGGCGCCTTCCATCTGGCCTTGGGGCCAGTTGGCCTCCGTGTTGACCAGCACTCCCTGGCGGGAGAGGTTCTCACCGGTCGTGGCCGCCAGGCCCGTGCGGTCCGTGGCATTGAAGACGTTGGTGGTGATCGAACCAAGTTCCTCGGCGGTCGCCCCCGCTGGCACGCATGGCGACACGGCCTCGGGGGTGGCGTCCTCGCGGCTGAAATCCCGGGTGATCGGCGACGGCAGCAGCCCGGTGAAGACTGCGGCAGCCAGCAGGATCATGAGCAACAAGAGTGCCACTAATCCACCGAAGATCGCCGTCTGCCGCTGTTGGAGGTGGCGGCGACGTCGTGCGCGTGCCTGGCGCGCTGCGGTGGCGGGATCGGGGACGGTCACAGGCAGCTACGGTAGCTGACCGGCTTGCCCCGGAGGGCGTGCGCCGCTCAGCCGACGCGAACGAAGGTGGGGCTGTTCGTATACCAGGAGATCGGGCCGGTACCGGAGGGCATGCCCGGGTTCCACGCGCCGATGACCTGACCGTTGCCGATGTAGATCGCGGTGTGACCGGGCGAGTAGACGATGTCGCCCGGGCGGGCCTCAGCGGCGGAGACGATGCGTCCGGCGTTGAGCTGTCCCGTGGTGGAGTGGGGCACCGAGATGCCGTGCTGGGCGAAGACGAAGCTCACGAAGCCGGCGCAGTCGAAGCCGACAGCTGGGTTGCTCTGGCCCCAGGCGTAGGGGATGCCCGTGTAGTTGTACGCGGTGGCGACCACGGAGCTGCCCACAGCAGAGGGGGCGGCAGCCGGCGCAACGTCAGCGGCGGGTTCGGCGGCCGTCTCGGCTGCAGGTTCGGCGGTCTCAGCGGCGGGCTCCGCGGCGGGAGCCTCGGCGGCCGGGGCCTCAGCTGCGGGCTCGGTGCTGAGGTTCTCCGACGGGGCGGGGGCGCCCAGTGCCGGGGTCTCGGCCACCTGCTCGGTGACCGGTGCTGCGGGGGAGAAGTGAGCCTCCGCGCGCGGGCCCGTCTCATAAGCATCGCCCGGGATGGTCATCCCAGGCGAGGTGGTGAGGACGTCCGCAGCGTCTTCGGAGATCGACACCGCTCCGGTGTTCGGCTGTGCTGGGCGCGTGGAGGTTCCGGGAGCCGCTGCCGCGGAGGAGGCGGCGATCGTGATGGCCAGGCCCGAGGAAGCCACGGCGAGCAGGCCCCGGCGAGCGCGGGTGGAGGAGAGCGGAGTCACCGGACGGACAGGAGCGCGGTAGCGCCCGCTGAGTCGCGTGTTCTCAGACAATCGGAATACCTAACGTATGTCACTGCCCCGTGGCGCTCCGAGACTGACGGAGGCTACCGGGGCTCCACTGGAGGGGGTGGAGCACACGTGACGCTACCTGAGTCGTGCTGGAATGTCACGATTCGGTTACGAATGTGGCTGAGGCCACTCTCGCGGCGCTCGTGGCGACTCGCTTCTGTGGAAAACCGGGGGTGCCGGATCGTGCCGGGCGACGTTGCCGGGGCTGATCAAGACTGGCGGAGGATGGGGGATTCGAACCCCCGAGGGCGTTAACCCAACCCGCTTTCCAAGCGAGCGCCATAGGCCACTAGGCGAATCCTCCTGGGCGATGCCGCATGAGCACCGAGTGACGAGGATACCGGAGGACGGTCGGGGGTCTCGACCCCCTGGCGGTGCGGGGGACGTGCCCTTCCTCACCCGTGGGGCGCGCGGGTGACGGCGCCGGGGCGGCTTGCGTAGAGTGGGGGCAGACCCCCCGTGTGGCGTCACCTCACCCAACTCCCCCAGGGCCGGAAGGCAGCAAGGGTCAGTGAGCTCTGACGGGTGCGCGGGGGGTCCTTTCATGGTGATCAGCCCCGTGGGTGGCTCGTTGCCGGATCAGGCGAGGTGGGTGATCCGAGCGGCCCGAGTGGCTCCCCGTGTCACCGGGCGCCGATACTCTCGGAGGGTGAGCACCGCCCTGTACCGCCGCTACCGCCCGCAGGCCTTCCAAGAGGTCATCGGGCAGGAGCATGTGACCGAGCCGCTGATGGCTGCCCTGCGGGCTGACCGGGCCAACCACGCCTATCTCTTCTCCGGGCCGCGAGGCTGCGGGAAGACCACCTCGGCACGCATCCTGGCCCGTTGCCTCAACTGCGTGGAAGGCCCCACTGATACCCCGTGCGGGACATGCCCGTCGTGCGTGGAACTGGCGCGCGGAGGAGCGGGCTCACTCGACGTCGTCGAGATCGACGCTGCCTCGCACAACGGCGTCGACGATGCGCGCGAACTCCGCGAGCGCGCCACCTATGCGCCAGCGCGTGACCGGTACAAGATCTTCATCCTCGACGAGGCCCACATGGTGACCGCGCAGGGGTTCAACGCCCTGCTCAAGCTCGTGGAGGAGCCTCCGGATCACGTCAAATTCGTGTTCGCGACCACCGAGCCGGAGAAGGTCATCGGGACCATCCGCTCGCGCACGCACCACTATCCCTTCCGGCTCGTCCCGCCGGAGCAGTTGCTCGGCTACCTCGAGCAGCTCAGCCAGGCCGAGGGGGTCGAGGTAGCCACCGGAGTGCTGCCCATGGTGGTGCGTGCTGGCGGCGGTTCGGTGCGGGACACCCTCTCGGTGCTCGATCAGCTCCTTGCCGGTGCTGAGGGAAGGCTGGAGTACCCCCGCGCGCTGGCCCTGCTCGGCTATACCGACGCCACCCTGCTCGATGACGGGCTCGACGCCCTGGCCGCGCGCGACGGCGCCACCCTCTTCCGGGTGGTGGACCGGTTGATGGAGTCCGGGCACGATCCGCGCCGTTTCGTCGAAGACCTTCTTGAACGACTGCGCGATCTTGTGCTGATTGCGGTCTCCGATGGTCATGCTGCAGCGCTGCGGGGGCTACCGCAGGATCAGCTCGAGCGGATGCGTACCCAGTCACGCAACCTGGGGCTCACGCGGCTCTCGCGTGCTGCGGATCTGGTCAATGACGCCCTGAGCGAGATGAGCGGAGCCACCTCACCGCGCCTGCAGCTCGAACTGCTCTGCGCACGGCTCGTGCTGCCCGCTGAGCCTGCTGCCGATGCCGGGGCGGGCGGGGATGGCGTCGCCGGTGCTGGCGGCCCGGCTGCTGGGGGGCCGGCCCGGCCGGCTGATCCCCCCGCAGTGGCCCCCTCCGCGTCACTCTCCACAGCGGGGAGTGGCCGCCCCGCGAAGCCCTTGCGGATCCCCACCTCCGACGAGCAGGCACATCCTGCACCAGCGGCCTCGGTGCCGCCACCGCCCCGCCCAGAAGGTGGCCACGTATCGCCGGCTCCGGACTCCGAGGCGGCGCAGGCCGGCACGGACCAGCCCGCAGAAGCGCCGGCGCCGCCCGTGCGGTCTGCACCGGCGGCCGAGCGCACGGCGCCCGCGACGTCTGCTGCCCAGACTCCACAGCCAGTTACGCCCGCACCGCGGGACCGGGACGCTGCGGCCTCCACCTCTGCTGCTGAGGAGTCCGACGAGCCGGCCGAGCAGGTGGAGATGATCCGCCGTCGCTGGAGTGAAGTCACCGAGACCCTGCGGGGCCTGCGGGTGGTCACCTGGGCCCTCGTGGGCCAGCACGCCCAGGTGGGCACGGTCAGTGGCACCACGCTCCACCTCCTCTTTCCTGGTGCAGGCATGGTCGAGACCTTCCGGAGCGGCAACCACGCCCAGCATGTCGAGCGCGCACTGAACGAGACGCTCGGCGTGCGCCTGTCGGTCGAGGCGGTCGCCGACGGAGGCGGCCCCGAGGGCGGACCGGGCGGCGGGGAAGCCACGGCGGCTCCGCGCCCAGACGCGACAGCGCCTGCCGAAGCTGGGCGTCCCGATCGGGGGCGTCCCGCAGCTCCCGCTGACACTGCTGCTCAGGACCAGGTTCCGACCGGCGATGAGCGTCCTTCCACACAGCCGAGCCCCGAGCCTGCGCCGCAGCCCGCATCTGAGTCGGCACCTCCGGCCGTGGAGGAGGACGACGGGGGTTGGCCCACGGTTGCCCTACCGCCGGACCGCGCTTCGTCTGCCACACCGGCCACGCCTGCAGGCCGGCATGGCCCCAGCAGTGTCTCGCCTGCGAGCGGTGCAGGCGGGGCCGGTGCTCCTCCGCAGCCCGAGGCGGAGTCCGCCGAGCCGGCCGCCGCAGAGGCCTGGCCGAGCGTCACCGCGGCCGGCATGGCGCCCGCCGAGGAGGCCGTCGTCGGCCCGGAGCCCGCATCCGAGCCTGAGCCGGAGGAGGAACCGCCGGCGGACGGCTTCGGTGAGCCCCCGCCCGATGCGGAGCGCCCCACTCTCCGTCTGGTCCCGCCCATGGACGACGACCCTTCCGAGGATGACCCCGACGTCGAGGGGTCTTCGATGGTCGGTGTGCCGCTCGTGGAACGCATCCTCGGCGGGCGCATCATTGAGGAGATTCCCCTCCAGGGCGATCGATCCTGATTCGAGCGCGCCTGCGCGCCCGCGGGCGGTGTGCGTCCGTAGAATGCACTGGTGTATGAAGGCGCGGTCCAGGACCTGATCGATGAGCTCGGCCGGCTCCCGG contains:
- the ribA gene encoding GTP cyclohydrolase II; the encoded protein is MTDLDHTRTAHSTLQRSVETRLPTRHGTFRMMGYEGAGGLGHVALVMGDVESSSGPPPLVRVHSECLTGDALGSYRCDCGEQLQAALAAIAAEGRGALIYARGHEGRGIGLLAKLHAYALQDTGVDTVDANLRLGYPADARDYSEVAGILHDLGATRITLLTANPEKGERLNDYGIEVAARRRPAVEDRPENAFYLDTKRRRMRHDAISALPDAWSMLLAGQVPPMSALTSDAERELVERYGPLAQATGALTIAQMGQSIDGFIASRTGDGARLTGEVDHTHLHRLRAQVDAVVVGASTVIADDARLTVRLTAGAHPVRVVLDPRARLPRTAHVLTESEAPTLWIIGDEAPDPTEVANPLPHVSVVRAPVSERGFAPADVLALLHERGLERVLVEGGGRLVSAFLAAGALDRLFITVAPVLIGDGVPGLRFNGSPRLAEAVRAPNRRWNLGEDVCTEFVLADS
- a CDS encoding type III polyketide synthase, whose translation is MTYVVGVETALPAHRYEQSEVTEALAGIIGLDDRGQALLRRIHTGAGVDRRHLALPMERYAGLSDFGDANDAFLEAALDLGTAAVTAALDRAGLTPREVDVIVSTTVTGIAVPSLESRIAARLDMKESVVRMPMMGLGCMAGAAGLARTRELLCARPGGVAVFVAIELCSLTVQHNDSSTANLVASALFGDGAGAAVLVGPEHPAAQPGAGPQIVAARSRTYPGTEATMGWHVRTTGLRIVLGVEVPELVREHVGADVTDFLAEHGLTIADVGWWVCHPGGPKVIEALTAALGLEHQDLALSRSSLREVGNLSSASVLHILRETLSEQPPAPGSPGVMLAMGPGFSLEMVLLRA
- a CDS encoding isoprenylcysteine carboxyl methyltransferase family protein, whose product is MISELLFTAIVLAVGVERLLELRVARRHAQWSFARGGVESGAGHYPVMVVLHTGLLIGALIEVWVRRPEAPLLLALPMLLLAIGAQVLRWWCIRTLGPQWNTRVIIVPGLPLVQGGPYRWMSHPNYVAVVIEGAALPLIHGAWITALVFTLANIPLMVVRIRTENRALRSLPGPPPERPTGRPGG
- a CDS encoding NAD(P)/FAD-dependent oxidoreductase, with translation MDDLAVVGGGPAGLASALYAARAGLSVVVHEARATPIDKACGEGVMPSGVASLMDLDVQPAGRVLRGVRYLDAQGAGVTAALPGTGMGIRRTELHACLREAVDAAGVDVETRRVEDVHQGQGAVTIDGRRSRYLIAADGLHSTIRRRFGLDAPVRGPRRYGLRQHLHVAPWSENVEVYWSAHAEAYVTPVAADEVGVAILTAQRRPFAEHLAGFPALRERLGEASASSAVRGAGSLRQASTRRVTGRVLLVGDASGYVDALTGEGISLALAQAEAAVAAIVSGRPESYAHSWSRVVRRHRLLTSALVRLAHSPVRPRLVPAARALPGLFGFVVRQACR
- a CDS encoding DUF4190 domain-containing protein, which produces MTTPTPPQHPGDSPLSRASPPPGRPGPSSSPPAPFPGTEHLDPAEVFAGSGYRAPVIGNHPLAIAAVVLGALGVIPGLGIAAVVCGHLALRALQSPQERRGGQGLAVAGLVLGYVLTALWLLGGLAALAV
- a CDS encoding LytR C-terminal domain-containing protein encodes the protein MTVPDPATAARQARARRRRHLQQRQTAIFGGLVALLLLMILLAAAVFTGLLPSPITRDFSREDATPEAVSPCVPAGATAEELGSITTNVFNATDRTGLAATTGENLSRQGVLVNTEANWPQGQMEGAVQIMTGARGITAAYTLQRLFPAAEVTFEPGREDATVDVVLGTGFDSMLSDAEISELDPEEPLSSPAECTPVDIPQGDPEGADGEGEPDEGETPEQPADTEGSDS
- a CDS encoding C40 family peptidase, which codes for MSENTRLSGRYRAPVRPVTPLSSTRARRGLLAVASSGLAITIAASSAAAAPGTSTRPAQPNTGAVSISEDAADVLTTSPGMTIPGDAYETGPRAEAHFSPAAPVTEQVAETPALGAPAPSENLSTEPAAEAPAAEAPAAEPAAETAEPAAETAAEPAADVAPAAAPSAVGSSVVATAYNYTGIPYAWGQSNPAVGFDCAGFVSFVFAQHGISVPHSTTGQLNAGRIVSAAEARPGDIVYSPGHTAIYIGNGQVIGAWNPGMPSGTGPISWYTNSPTFVRVG
- a CDS encoding DNA polymerase III subunit gamma and tau, which gives rise to MSTALYRRYRPQAFQEVIGQEHVTEPLMAALRADRANHAYLFSGPRGCGKTTSARILARCLNCVEGPTDTPCGTCPSCVELARGGAGSLDVVEIDAASHNGVDDARELRERATYAPARDRYKIFILDEAHMVTAQGFNALLKLVEEPPDHVKFVFATTEPEKVIGTIRSRTHHYPFRLVPPEQLLGYLEQLSQAEGVEVATGVLPMVVRAGGGSVRDTLSVLDQLLAGAEGRLEYPRALALLGYTDATLLDDGLDALAARDGATLFRVVDRLMESGHDPRRFVEDLLERLRDLVLIAVSDGHAAALRGLPQDQLERMRTQSRNLGLTRLSRAADLVNDALSEMSGATSPRLQLELLCARLVLPAEPAADAGAGGDGVAGAGGPAAGGPARPADPPAVAPSASLSTAGSGRPAKPLRIPTSDEQAHPAPAASVPPPPRPEGGHVSPAPDSEAAQAGTDQPAEAPAPPVRSAPAAERTAPATSAAQTPQPVTPAPRDRDAAASTSAAEESDEPAEQVEMIRRRWSEVTETLRGLRVVTWALVGQHAQVGTVSGTTLHLLFPGAGMVETFRSGNHAQHVERALNETLGVRLSVEAVADGGGPEGGPGGGEATAAPRPDATAPAEAGRPDRGRPAAPADTAAQDQVPTGDERPSTQPSPEPAPQPASESAPPAVEEDDGGWPTVALPPDRASSATPATPAGRHGPSSVSPASGAGGAGAPPQPEAESAEPAAAEAWPSVTAAGMAPAEEAVVGPEPASEPEPEEEPPADGFGEPPPDAERPTLRLVPPMDDDPSEDDPDVEGSSMVGVPLVERILGGRIIEEIPLQGDRS